The window TTTCTTTAACTTTGTTAGGCGATGACGTATTATTTTCATTTAACCTGACTGATGATTTTGTAGCTGCAGATACTCCCTTTTATATCTTTTTAGGAATTTTTACCGGTTTAGTTGCTCTTTATTTTACAAGAGTAGTTAGTAAAGTTGAAGGATTAATTCATAATGTAAAGGGAGATTTAAATAGAGCAATTCTTGGAGGTGTTGCACTGGGTTTCTTAGTTTTTATTTTGCCACCACTATACGGTGAGGGTTATGATACTATTACAAAGTTATTGGAAGGGAATGCTCAAAAGATATTGAATAATAGCCTTTTCTTTGATGAAATAGAGTCATTTTTCTTAATTGTTTTATTTGCTGCTGGTATAATATTAGTGAAGCCAGTTGCTACAGCCCTAACTATTGGTGCTGGAGGTAGTGGTGGTATATTTGCCCCTTCTTTGTTTTTGGGAGGCGTCACTGGATTTTTGTTTGCTTATCTGGTTAATAAATTAGGAATTACAGCACCTATAAGTTTAAGTAATTTTACTTTGGTAGGAATGAGCGGAGTTATGAGTGGAGTATTACATGCACCTCTAACAGCTATTTTCTTAATTGCAGAGATCACTAGTGGTTACACTTTATTCGTGCCGCTCATGATTGTATCAGCAATTTCCTATAGTACCATATCTTATTTCGAAAAATATTCAATGTACACTAAGCCACTTGTTGAAAAAGGTGACTTAATCTATCATGATAAAGACCGACAAGTTTTAAGCTTAATCGATTTAAAAAAAGTTATTGAAACGGATTTATTAACCATAGATCCAGATGCAACTTTGGGAGAATTAGTTGATTTAGTAAGATTTTCCAAAAGGAATATTTTTCCAGTAGTGAATCAGGATAAAGAATTAATGGGAATAGTAACATTGGATGATATTCGTGAAATTATGTTCGATGAAGAATCCCGAAAAAATATTATTGTTAATACTTTAATGCATACCCCACCTACAAACGTTACTGGTAAAGAAAATATGAGATCCGTGATGATGAAGTTCGAAAAAACAGGTGCATGGAACTTGCCAGTGTTAGAAGATGGTAAATATGTTGGCTTTGTTTCTAAGTCAAGAATTTTCAATGCTTACCGTAAAAAATTGATCAGACAGCAAATCGAATAGGTTTACATTTTTGCAAACCTTACATTCTTTACTTCTGTAAGAAAAAGTAGTGTGTTTTGGCTTAAATGCTTGATCTTCTGAGGATTGTCCACATTTGTAAATTATTAAAAATATATATAACATACTGATTAACAGTCTCTTGAAATTTATGTGTGGATAAGTGTGGATAAGTATAGCTATTTGTGGATAAAAAATTGTTTGATAACTTGAATCTTTATTTTGTTAAAATACACTGCTAAAAGTGTGGTTATATGTAAGGTTTCATTTGAGTAGTAAAGTGTTTTACAAATTGTACTAATTATTAAACAAAATAGGTCTAAGTAATATTACGTAGATTAATATTAATTGATTATTAACTGTATAAGTTGAATGTATACTTTAAGTTAACTTGAGGATTCAATAATTATTCAGGAAGGATCATTTATTTTTTAATAATTCAACTTTAGCCTGTTGATTTTAGTTTATTAGAATAATACAATTTAGTTATTCTTTATAAAATTAATTGCAGCTTCAATCATGCTGTCTTTTCCATTAGCAAGATCAATTGAATCTAGAGCTACTTCAACATCTGGTTTAACCCCAAATTCAATATTATTCCCATTTGCATCTATTGTTCTTGTAGAAGAAAAACGATAACGCCAACCATTAGGTAATTCATCATTAATTGGCAATCCACCACCCCCGCCAGTTTGATCTCCAATTAAAGTAACGTTAGGTAAGAAACTCATCATGCTAGCAAAGAAGTTTGCTGAACTGTAACTGCTTCTATTTATTAAAACAACGATTGGCTTGTTGAATTTATAATCATCATCTCCGTCAAACTCAATGAATTTCTCTTCAGCTATGGAAAAATCTTTATGGCCAGGCCCTGTTTTATAATACCAGTCTGCCACTTTTATTTTATCATCTGCAAAGCGATTGGCTATAGTGAATGCATTACTAATACTTCCACCTCCATTATTTCTGATGTCAATGATAAGACCAGCAACAGGACCATCAAGGCTATTAATTTCAAACCCACCTTTTCGTTCGTTAATTAGGAATTTCTGAACGATATAATTCATTAGTGAAGTGCTTACATTGTCTGAGAAGCTTTCATAATACATATAACCGACTGAATCAATAATGGTATTATGTATTGGGCCTGAGATTTGATAATCCTCACTTGGAACTAAGTAATTTCTTTCAATTATATCGAAATTAAAATTGCTTGGGTATTCTAAAAACCATTCCCAGTTTCGGGAAAAATCTATACCTGCTGATATGTTAACATGTCCATCTTCAAGAATAAATAAAAGCTCGGATAGTACCTCAAATAGCTCAATGCTATTTCTAGCCGCAATAGCTTTAGGTCTATAAATGCTTCTTGCAGAATCCCAATCAATATTTTTATCATCAAAAAACGAATATTTTTCATCTACAGTAGTCCATAAATGATCAAATACTTCAGCGTTTTCAGGCTCTGGATTTTCTTCAATAAATAATCTTTCACATGAAAGATTAAAAAATGCTAATAATATGATGATTAGGCGGATTCTCATAATTGAAAAAATGTACTTATCATGATAGCATGCTCTGCTGTTTTGATCGGGTTCTGTGATTGATAGCTTTCAAAACTCCAGAAGTAATCTAGTCTTAAGCCATTACCATTTTTTAAAGGATAGTATAAATACATTTGATTTGACCATTTGAAATACTTGTTAAATGAGATGATATCTCCTTCTAAAATATAATCAAAAAACTCAACCTCTTCTTTATTTATGGATGCTGGAAATTTGGTTGAAGCAAATAGCGGTCTAGTGGCATAGGTAACAACTGGTATATTTACAAACATCCCAATGTCAAATTTTCGCTTCCATAAAGTAAAGCTTTTATCTATTAAAATTGCTGGAGCAACGGATATTCTGGTCTCTATGTGCTGA is drawn from Marivirga arenosa and contains these coding sequences:
- a CDS encoding chloride channel protein; its protein translation is MKFKSLLLKFLIWRVKHVSTTNFVIFTSGIIGIIAGLAAVSLKESVHVIQNFLTRDFQQEFGNYLYLSYPLIGIILTLLLSKYILKEKLGHGITDILYTISKKSSIVKRTKTFSRMLTSSLTVGFGGSVGLEAPIVVTGSAIGSNIGRLVHLNYKQRTLLIGCGSAGAISAIFNSPIAGVIFSIEVILAEVTINTFIPLLIASVCGALVSLTLLGDDVLFSFNLTDDFVAADTPFYIFLGIFTGLVALYFTRVVSKVEGLIHNVKGDLNRAILGGVALGFLVFILPPLYGEGYDTITKLLEGNAQKILNNSLFFDEIESFFLIVLFAAGIILVKPVATALTIGAGGSGGIFAPSLFLGGVTGFLFAYLVNKLGITAPISLSNFTLVGMSGVMSGVLHAPLTAIFLIAEITSGYTLFVPLMIVSAISYSTISYFEKYSMYTKPLVEKGDLIYHDKDRQVLSLIDLKKVIETDLLTIDPDATLGELVDLVRFSKRNIFPVVNQDKELMGIVTLDDIREIMFDEESRKNIIVNTLMHTPPTNVTGKENMRSVMMKFEKTGAWNLPVLEDGKYVGFVSKSRIFNAYRKKLIRQQIE
- a CDS encoding S41 family peptidase, with the protein product MRIRLIIILLAFFNLSCERLFIEENPEPENAEVFDHLWTTVDEKYSFFDDKNIDWDSARSIYRPKAIAARNSIELFEVLSELLFILEDGHVNISAGIDFSRNWEWFLEYPSNFNFDIIERNYLVPSEDYQISGPIHNTIIDSVGYMYYESFSDNVSTSLMNYIVQKFLINERKGGFEINSLDGPVAGLIIDIRNNGGGSISNAFTIANRFADDKIKVADWYYKTGPGHKDFSIAEEKFIEFDGDDDYKFNKPIVVLINRSSYSSANFFASMMSFLPNVTLIGDQTGGGGGLPINDELPNGWRYRFSSTRTIDANGNNIEFGVKPDVEVALDSIDLANGKDSMIEAAINFIKNN